A DNA window from Siniperca chuatsi isolate FFG_IHB_CAS linkage group LG6, ASM2008510v1, whole genome shotgun sequence contains the following coding sequences:
- the klhl26 gene encoding kelch-like protein 26 isoform X2 — protein sequence MAESDGGDFASKHQQNRAMFTGGMRESNQNTIELKGLSARGLKHIIDFAYSAEVTLDLDCIQDVLGAAVFLQMVPVVELCEEFLKSAMSVETCLHIGQMATTFSLSSLKESVDAFTFRHFLQIAEEEDFLHIPMERLIFFLQSNKLKNCSEIDLFHAAIRWLQYDESRRAQASSVLCHVRFPLMRSSELVDSVQTVNIMVEDVLCRQYLLEAFNYQILPFRQHEMQSSRTLVRSDVMSLITFGGTPYTDNDRTVSTKVYHLPDIASRQFKELTEMETGCSHACVAVLDNFVYIVGGQHLQYRSGEGAVDSCYRYDPHLSQWLRIQPLQEARIQFQLNVLHGQLYATGGRNRSGSLSSVECYCPKKNEWTYVEPLKRRIWGHAGTPCGEKLYISGGYGVSLDDKKTLHCYDPVSDQWDFRAPMNEPRVLHAMIGTMDRVYALGGRMDHVDRCFDVLAVEYYIPENDQWTTVSPMRAGQSEAGCCLLDRKIYIVGGYNWHLNNVTSIVQVYNTETDEWERDLHFPESFAGIACTPIIIPQNTTQH from the coding sequence GCCCGTGGGCTGAAACATATTATTGACTTTGCCTACAGTGCAGAGGTCACTTTAGACCTGGACTgtattcaggatgtccttgggGCAGCTGTGTTTCTCCAGATGGTCCCAGTCGTGGAGCTCTGCGAAGAGTTCCTCAAGTCAGCGATGAGCGTGGAGACCTGCCTGCACATCGGCCAGATGGCCACCACCTTCAGCTTGTCTTCCCTCAAAGAGTCGGTGGATGCCTTCACCTTCCGCCACTTCCTCCAAATTGCGGAGGAGGAAGACTTTCTGCACATTCCCATGGAGCGCCTCATCTTCTTCCTGCAGAGCAACAAACTGAAGAACTGTAGCGAGATTGACCTCTTCCACGCTGCCATCAGGTGGCTCCAGTACGATGAGTCTCGTCGGGCTCAAGCCAGCAGTGTCCTCTGCCATGTGCGCTTCCCGCTCATGCGCTCCTCTGAGCTGGTGGACAGTGTTCAGACGGTGAACATTATGGTGGAGGACGTGCTGTGCCGCCAGTATCTCCTCGAGGCCTTCAATTACCAGATTCTTCCCTTCCGACAGCATGAGATGCAGTCTTCGCGGACACTAGTACGTTCTGACGTCATGTCACTCATCACCTTTGGCGGGACGCCCTACACTGACAACGACCGCACAGTGAGCACCAAGGTGTACCATCTTCCTGACATCGCTTCGCGCCAGTTCAAGGAGCTGACAGAGATGGAGACGGGGTGCAGTCACGCTTGTGTTGCCGTGCTTGATAACTTTGTGTACATCGTTGGTGGACAGCACTTACAGTACCGCAGCGGCGAGGGGGCAGTGGACAGCTGTTATCGCTACGACCCGCATCTGAGCCAGTGGCTGCGCATCCAACCTCTGCAGGAGGCTCGTATCCAGTTTCAGCTCAACGTCCTTCACGGACAGCTGTATGCCACCGGAGGGCGCAATCGATCTGGCAGTCTGTCATCTGTAGAGTGCTACTGCCCAAAGAAGAACGAGTGGACTTATGTGGAACCATTAAAACGCAGGATTTGGGGTCATGCAGGGACTCCCTGTGGAGAAAAGCTGTATATCTCAGGGGGTTATGGCGTCTCGCTGGATGACAAGAAAACTCTCCACTGCTACGACCCAGTATCAGACCAGTGGGATTTCAGAGCTCCCATGAATGAACCCAGAGTGTTGCATGCTATGATCGGCACCATGGACCGGGTTTATGCTCTGGGCGGTCGCATGGACCATGTGGACCGTTGTTTTGATGTGCTTGCGGTCGAGTATTACATTCCAGAGAACGACCAGTGGACCACCGTCAGTCCCATGAGAGCAGGGCAGTCTGAGGCAGGCTGCTGTTTACTGGACAGGAAGATCTACATCGTCGGTGGCTACAACTGGCACCTGAACAATGTCACAAGCATCGTGCAGGTGtacaacacagagacagatgagTGGGAGAGGGATTTGCACTTCCCAGAATCCTTTGCTGGCATTGCTTGTACACCAATTATAATTCCACAAAACACCACACAACACTAA